From Cellulomonas fimi ATCC 484, a single genomic window includes:
- a CDS encoding TetR/AcrR family transcriptional regulator — protein sequence MTSTTGGARPPRADARRNRDRILQVAEQHFSEHGVTGSLDQIAKSAGIGPGTLYRHFPNRAALLAALLAEREDHLTRELDDIAATSTDAATSLQRWLTALVEWASAFDGLPDPLRDAVSEEASPLALTCQGYITTTDTFLAAAQREGSARSDVRARDLFLATLAIAWVGKAAMADESSRPGINALIRTGWATL from the coding sequence ATGACGAGCACGACCGGCGGCGCCCGCCCTCCGCGCGCGGACGCGCGGCGCAACCGCGACCGGATCCTGCAGGTCGCTGAGCAGCACTTCAGCGAGCACGGGGTCACCGGGTCCCTCGACCAGATCGCCAAGAGCGCGGGCATCGGGCCCGGCACGCTCTACCGCCACTTCCCCAACCGTGCAGCCCTCCTGGCCGCCCTCCTCGCCGAGCGCGAGGATCACCTCACCCGCGAGCTCGACGACATCGCCGCGACCTCGACCGACGCGGCCACCTCGCTGCAGCGATGGCTCACCGCCCTGGTCGAGTGGGCCAGCGCCTTCGACGGCCTGCCCGACCCCCTGCGCGACGCCGTCTCCGAGGAAGCCTCACCCCTCGCCCTGACCTGCCAGGGCTACATCACCACCACCGACACATTCCTGGCCGCCGCCCAGCGCGAGGGCAGCGCCCGCAGCGACGTACGCGCACGCGACCTCTTCCTGGCCACGCTCGCGATCGCCTGGGTCGGCAAGGCCGCCATGGCCGACGAGTCCTCGCGCCCAGGGATCAACGCCCTGATCCGCACCGGGTGGGCGACCCTGTAG
- a CDS encoding zinc-binding dehydrogenase, giving the protein MKRWQAAEFGEVEQVLRLEEVPVPTPGPGEALVRVLAASLALPDLMMLRGEYPLVPAPPVTPGQEVVGIVEQAADGFPYAPGTQIVGGALTGGLAEYTLVPGWSAMPVMDGLSIQQAVGFVGSFHVAHIGLHHRAHLRAGEVLLVVGGAGRTGSAAIQVGKALGATVIATARTQSKARFCEEQGADLVVDLADPTTAAAIAELTGGRGVDVVYDTVGGDAYTQATTVLARSGARVLIVGFASGTPARPDGQDLLSRDYAVIGTLSSFRNDAERTDTLEALAAMVATGQIDPPVNAVHAFADVPEALARRAADASGQTVVTLTQPARAQASA; this is encoded by the coding sequence ATGAAGCGGTGGCAGGCAGCGGAGTTCGGAGAGGTCGAGCAGGTGCTCCGGCTGGAGGAGGTGCCCGTACCCACGCCGGGCCCGGGGGAGGCGTTGGTCCGGGTGCTCGCGGCGAGCCTCGCGCTGCCCGACCTGATGATGCTCCGCGGTGAGTACCCGCTGGTCCCGGCACCGCCCGTCACCCCCGGGCAGGAGGTCGTCGGCATCGTCGAGCAGGCCGCCGACGGCTTCCCCTACGCGCCCGGGACGCAGATCGTCGGCGGCGCCCTGACCGGCGGCCTGGCCGAGTACACGCTCGTTCCTGGCTGGAGCGCGATGCCCGTCATGGACGGGCTCAGCATCCAGCAGGCCGTGGGGTTCGTCGGGTCGTTCCACGTCGCGCACATCGGCCTGCACCACCGCGCCCACCTGCGGGCAGGGGAGGTGCTGCTGGTCGTCGGTGGGGCCGGCCGCACCGGCTCCGCCGCGATCCAGGTCGGCAAGGCACTCGGGGCGACCGTCATCGCGACCGCCCGCACGCAGTCGAAGGCGCGGTTCTGCGAGGAGCAGGGCGCGGACCTCGTCGTCGATCTCGCCGACCCCACCACGGCCGCCGCCATCGCAGAGCTGACCGGCGGGCGCGGCGTCGACGTCGTCTACGACACCGTCGGCGGGGACGCGTACACCCAGGCGACCACGGTCCTCGCTCGCTCGGGCGCGCGCGTCCTGATCGTGGGGTTCGCGAGCGGGACGCCGGCCCGCCCCGACGGGCAGGACCTGCTGTCCCGGGACTACGCCGTCATCGGCACCCTGTCCTCCTTCCGCAACGACGCCGAACGAACCGACACCCTCGAGGCTCTCGCCGCCATGGTGGCCACCGGCCAGATCGACCCGCCTGTGAACGCCGTGCACGCGTTCGCGGACGTCCCCGAGGCACTGGCCCGACGTGCCGCAGACGCCTCCGGCCAGACCGTGGTGACCCTGACCCAGCCCGCCCGCGCGCAGGCATCCGCGTAG
- a CDS encoding NADPH-dependent F420 reductase, whose product MRIGIIGAGNIGTILARRLARVGHDVSIANSRAPETVPAAALSSGARAVWAADATAGADVVIVSVNLGQIPTVADLVAKAPSGAVILDTSNYFPRRDGVIEGLGAGQNESAWVQAQYRRPLVKVWNTITTASFADKATPAGTPGRIGLPVAADDDAQRKIGMELVEQTGFDAFDAGVIAESWRQQPGTPAYTTDLTAEQLPAALAAADAARAARRRDLMMEILIERAEPDGTLPGSDFQLALNRLLF is encoded by the coding sequence ATGCGGATCGGCATCATCGGAGCGGGCAACATCGGGACGATCCTCGCCCGGCGGCTGGCCCGCGTCGGCCACGACGTCTCGATCGCGAACTCCCGCGCGCCCGAGACCGTCCCAGCAGCAGCTCTGAGCTCGGGAGCCCGGGCTGTGTGGGCGGCCGACGCGACCGCGGGCGCGGACGTGGTGATCGTCTCGGTCAACCTCGGGCAGATCCCCACCGTGGCCGACCTCGTGGCGAAGGCACCGTCGGGGGCGGTCATCTTGGACACCTCGAACTACTTCCCGCGCCGCGACGGGGTCATCGAGGGCCTGGGCGCCGGGCAGAACGAGAGCGCGTGGGTGCAGGCGCAGTACCGGCGCCCGCTCGTCAAGGTGTGGAACACCATCACCACCGCGTCGTTCGCCGACAAGGCCACGCCGGCGGGCACCCCAGGGCGCATCGGCCTGCCGGTGGCGGCCGACGACGACGCGCAGCGCAAGATCGGGATGGAGCTCGTGGAGCAGACCGGGTTCGACGCGTTCGACGCCGGCGTGATCGCGGAGTCCTGGCGCCAGCAGCCGGGCACCCCGGCATACACGACGGACCTGACCGCCGAGCAGCTGCCCGCAGCCCTCGCGGCGGCCGACGCGGCCCGCGCGGCCCGCCGGCGCGACCTGATGATGGAGATCCTCATCGAGCGGGCCGAGCCCGACGGCACCTTGCCCGGCTCGGACTTCCAGCTCGCCCTCAACCGGCTGCTCTTCTGA
- a CDS encoding MATE family efflux transporter, with translation MWTRERLAEISPDGRRAPSVDRQILALAVPALGALVAEPLFVLVDSAVVGHLGTASLAGLALASTVLVTVVGLCVFLAYATTAAVARRLGAGDRGGALQVGVDGMWLALGLGIVLAALTWATAPWVVGALGAAGATATEAVVYLRWSAPGLPGMLLVLASTGALRGLQDTRTPLVVATAGAVVNAALNVALVYGAGMGIAGSGLGTALTQLAMGAVLAAVLVRGARAAGSRLGPHAAGLWANARAGAPLLVRTLTLRAAILLTVWVATGLGATALAGHQVVNAVWGLAAFALDALAIAAQALVGHALGAADVPRTRALLRRTLQWGVGAGAVLGLVLGGASWLYVRLFTTDPDVRHAAVVALVVAAVTMPMAGWVFVLDGVLIGAGDGRFLAWAGVATLVAYVPVALGVRALAPDGAPGLAWLWAAFAGVFMLARAVTTGWRARGTAWMVTGA, from the coding sequence ATGTGGACGCGAGAAAGGTTGGCCGAGATTTCACCTGACGGACGTCGTGCTCCCTCCGTGGACCGCCAGATACTCGCCCTCGCCGTTCCGGCTCTCGGGGCGCTGGTCGCCGAACCGCTCTTCGTCCTCGTCGACTCGGCCGTCGTCGGGCACCTCGGGACAGCCTCGCTGGCCGGTCTGGCCCTCGCGTCGACGGTCCTCGTCACCGTCGTCGGGCTGTGCGTCTTCCTCGCCTACGCCACGACGGCGGCCGTCGCCCGGCGGCTCGGGGCGGGCGACCGGGGCGGCGCGCTGCAGGTCGGCGTCGACGGGATGTGGCTCGCGCTGGGGCTCGGGATCGTCCTCGCGGCGCTCACGTGGGCGACCGCGCCGTGGGTCGTCGGCGCACTCGGTGCCGCCGGCGCCACGGCGACGGAGGCCGTCGTCTACCTGCGCTGGTCGGCGCCCGGACTGCCGGGCATGCTGCTGGTCCTCGCCTCCACCGGGGCGCTGCGCGGCCTGCAGGACACGCGCACGCCCCTCGTCGTCGCGACCGCCGGTGCGGTCGTCAACGCCGCGCTCAACGTCGCGCTCGTCTACGGAGCGGGAATGGGGATCGCCGGCTCCGGCCTGGGGACGGCGCTGACGCAGCTCGCGATGGGCGCTGTGCTCGCCGCCGTCCTCGTCCGCGGCGCTCGCGCCGCCGGGTCGCGCCTCGGGCCGCACGCCGCCGGTCTGTGGGCGAACGCGCGCGCCGGTGCGCCGCTGCTGGTCCGCACCCTCACGCTGCGGGCCGCGATCCTGCTGACCGTGTGGGTCGCGACAGGCCTCGGCGCGACGGCGCTCGCCGGGCACCAGGTGGTCAACGCCGTGTGGGGCCTCGCCGCGTTCGCGCTCGACGCGCTGGCCATCGCTGCGCAGGCGCTCGTCGGGCACGCCCTCGGCGCCGCGGACGTCCCTCGCACCCGCGCGCTCCTGCGCCGCACCCTGCAGTGGGGCGTCGGCGCCGGCGCCGTGCTCGGCCTCGTGCTCGGAGGCGCGTCGTGGCTGTACGTGCGCCTGTTCACGACCGATCCCGACGTCCGCCACGCCGCCGTGGTCGCCCTCGTGGTGGCCGCGGTCACGATGCCGATGGCCGGGTGGGTGTTCGTGCTCGACGGGGTGCTCATCGGCGCCGGTGACGGGCGCTTCCTCGCGTGGGCCGGGGTCGCGACCCTCGTCGCCTATGTGCCCGTCGCCCTCGGGGTCCGCGCGCTCGCCCCCGACGGCGCCCCCGGGCTCGCGTGGCTGTGGGCCGCGTTCGCGGGCGTCTTCATGCTGGCCCGCGCCGTCACGACGGGCTGGCGCGCCCGCGGCACGGCCTGGATGGTCACGGGCGCCTGA
- the dnaB gene encoding replicative DNA helicase, which yields MTIEELEYGAPPDSGRGGNGGFDRTPPQDLEAERSVLGGMMISKDAIADVIEQIKGTDFYRPAHEAVYDAILDLYGRGEPADAITVADELTKRGEIGRIGGAPYLHTLISSVPTAANAGYYARIVRERAILRKLVEAGTRIVQLGYGTDGGDVDEIVNNAQAEVYAVTERRASEDYLPLGEIIGGTVDEIEAAGHRGEGMIGVPTGFSDLDRLTNGLHPGQMIVVAARPAIGKSTLGIDIVRSASIKHGMTSVVFSLEMSRNEITMRLLSAEARVHLQKMRTGQMGEDDWAKVAATMGKISEAPLFIDDSPNMSLMEIRAKSRRLKQRHDLKLVIIDYLQLMTSGKRVESRQQEVSEFSRALKLLAKELEVPVIAISQLNRGPEQRTDKKPQMSDLRESGSIEQDADMVILLHREDAYEKESPRAGEADLIVAKHRNGPTDTITVAFQGHYSRFVDMQA from the coding sequence GTGACGATCGAGGAGCTCGAGTACGGCGCGCCGCCGGACTCCGGACGCGGGGGCAACGGCGGCTTCGACCGCACCCCGCCGCAGGACCTCGAGGCCGAGCGGTCCGTCCTCGGCGGCATGATGATCTCGAAGGACGCCATCGCCGACGTCATCGAGCAGATCAAGGGCACCGACTTCTACCGCCCGGCGCACGAGGCCGTCTACGACGCGATCCTCGACCTGTACGGGCGCGGCGAGCCCGCCGACGCGATCACCGTCGCCGACGAGCTGACCAAGCGCGGCGAGATCGGCCGCATCGGCGGCGCCCCCTACCTCCACACGCTCATCTCGTCCGTGCCCACCGCGGCCAACGCCGGCTACTACGCGCGGATCGTGCGCGAGCGCGCCATCCTGCGCAAGCTCGTCGAGGCCGGCACGCGCATCGTGCAGCTCGGGTACGGCACCGACGGCGGTGACGTCGACGAGATCGTCAACAACGCGCAGGCCGAGGTCTACGCCGTCACCGAGCGCCGCGCGTCCGAGGACTACCTGCCGCTCGGCGAGATCATCGGCGGCACGGTCGACGAGATCGAGGCCGCCGGCCACCGCGGCGAGGGCATGATCGGCGTCCCCACGGGCTTCTCCGACCTCGACCGCCTGACAAATGGGCTGCACCCCGGACAGATGATTGTCGTCGCAGCGAGGCCTGCAATTGGCAAGTCGACCCTGGGAATTGACATCGTCCGGTCGGCGTCGATCAAGCACGGGATGACGTCCGTCGTGTTCTCGCTCGAGATGAGCCGCAACGAGATCACGATGCGTCTGCTGTCGGCCGAGGCGCGCGTGCACCTGCAGAAGATGCGCACCGGCCAGATGGGCGAGGACGACTGGGCCAAGGTCGCCGCGACCATGGGCAAGATCTCCGAGGCGCCGCTGTTCATCGACGACTCGCCGAACATGTCGCTCATGGAGATCCGCGCCAAGTCGCGCCGGCTCAAGCAGCGGCACGACCTCAAGCTCGTCATCATCGACTACCTCCAGCTGATGACGTCCGGCAAGCGTGTCGAGTCCCGCCAGCAGGAGGTCTCGGAGTTCTCCCGCGCACTCAAGCTCCTCGCCAAGGAGCTCGAGGTTCCGGTCATCGCCATCTCCCAGCTCAACCGCGGACCCGAACAGCGAACGGACAAGAAACCGCAGATGAGCGACCTTCGCGAAAGTGGCAGCATCGAGCAGGATGCTGACATGGTCATCCTTCTGCATCGCGAAGACGCCTACGAAAAAGAATCGCCCCGTGCGGGCGAGGCGGACCTCATCGTTGCGAAGCACAGAAATGGTCCGACCGACACCATCACCGTGGCGTTCCAGGGTCACTATTCGCGCTTCGTCGACATGCAGGCGTGA
- a CDS encoding VOC family protein, producing MIRLRDVTYLVRDHAEALAFFVDALGFTVRQDETFDGGWRRVVVGPPDGGTGLVLALAPDDAPVGRQAGADVAFFLETDDFAAQHERMVRHGVRFREEPRREPYGTVAVFEDPYGGAWDLIEPPSA from the coding sequence ATGATCCGACTGCGCGACGTGACGTACCTCGTCCGAGACCACGCCGAGGCGCTGGCGTTCTTCGTCGACGCGCTCGGATTCACCGTGCGTCAGGACGAGACGTTCGACGGCGGGTGGCGACGCGTCGTGGTCGGACCACCCGACGGCGGGACGGGGCTCGTCCTCGCGCTGGCTCCCGACGACGCACCGGTCGGGCGACAGGCCGGCGCCGACGTCGCGTTCTTCCTGGAGACCGACGACTTCGCAGCTCAGCACGAGCGGATGGTCCGGCATGGGGTGCGCTTCCGGGAGGAGCCCCGTCGGGAGCCGTACGGCACGGTGGCGGTCTTCGAGGACCCGTACGGCGGCGCCTGGGACCTCATCGAGCCGCCGAGCGCCTGA